The Triticum urartu cultivar G1812 chromosome 5, Tu2.1, whole genome shotgun sequence genome contains the following window.
ACAGCAAGCTTGCTCtggagtttgtgtcgtacccttGGTTCCACTAACCTTtcacttcatcattcctttgacttgatgtcatcaccgatcgattacatcatcatgaaatctctcgacaattgtgttgtgatcatcatcaacattctgagctcttataggatatcaattgaatccgtgatgagaaataccatccttgctcctctatgatttgtgttatcatcgacaacattcttgccTTCCCCCCAACACAAACTTGCTCGTGTTTTGTgcataccttgagatccttgctatccagcatttgttctcctttacccttggagtattaccaactttttatgtcaagaatgtcgtgggaatttcaccacctctcaagaattcttgatacatgtgatacttctcgccatatCCTTTTTTCTTGGCCCCCGTGTTGAGTGAACTCTGTTGTGAGAATTTGATAtctctagcaaccctattgcttcaATTAATGGACAATAATTCCAATTTGGTGTGCTGGTTGCTAAATCGCCATTCTGATGTTAGTCGTGCAACccagcccatatttcgggtgcacttTTCAACCAATGTTTCACTGTGTATGTTCtcctcgagcatacctcattatatcatttgatctgacaaatgttatctccttgttcacataagtgtggaaatccatcttttgaaaatctcaatgaattgtcgcCGAGTCaatcagccacctcctcacctcttcttgatttaatgatgaactcttatTTCGggactcgcttccatagttcaattcccgagaaacttacaatgtcatctcgataatttgtgttgcacctttcttctcaggcatcctgagtctgaggtatcctgacccCAATCAGATCTGAAACTCGGTCAGATATGATAGTTGGAATATTTTCCAAGAGTCataacattggtccttatatgacccgggaaggtgatgtcatgcctagcacacctggccggaggacctgtTGTCATATTTCcttttagcaaggttaaccattcttccatgaggaaattgtaagacttattctataagtcgtttctgatggatcctttgtatccaaagtccgacctttgcttgaagaccatgccaatgctatctcgaagcatgtctgtggtactccgattttcaataagaGCATTTGAATACCAATGCTAAAAAAATTTTGTccattatccaaacaccgttgtttGGGTTATgtcatgaaattcctctccccttacataaatggttttctactttctatcctgtcatggatatcatgatctgcttgtccttgggaaggatatataCCTGAAACATGTGTTttaacacattttcctttccattgttctgtttaatctgatgaCCACCTTTttctttccattgttttgtttaaccttactggtgatctatatgatctaagcagtaatattctcctgcttaggTAAGCACCTCGTTGAAccactctgtcagtaagaccctgctaatattgttgatgacattctggtagccaccgatggacgagaaccttgcctaATGGTCCACCTCGTTCAACGAGcgggaaaatggttctcttcgtccctcgcccttggtaccgatgttgttgccgacataactgacacgctatcctctgacatgccttgcttacgtgttcatgcaagacgtcacccccttcctacttttaacccacatggtgggcccataacccacagttccacggGATCAAAACCCGACCCTCCCGTACAGCCCAAGTTCTCAAGGTTGTTCCTCGCACGTGGCCTCGTATGAAATTCACGAGCCACCTGCCGAGAGGTCATCAATTCTGGCATCAGAAACAAGAATTATTCTCGTTGCTCTGGACCCCTATCGCATTTTGTTTCAgacatcgaacgattgcctatctgtttgaaacttctcatggtaccttcttactttgctctcgatatcttcttaagtttcaatttGAGAGATACTTATGCTTCTTCCCCTGAATTAACCGTCTGATGCTCAATTTTATTAGAATCCGTCCTTATAGAGTTTTTCCCCTCTTATCCTTCCGTAAGTACGGTGAAGATCCCGAAGGAAGaacgacaacttcatcatgatgcattGATGCATAGGAATGGAGACATCAACGctatggatcgacctcttcgagaagagcaaccaagaccgagaagattcgtTAGATTTTCGTAACAAGACCTTTCCCCCGTTTTCCACCTCTTaaaaatctcgggacgagatttcttgtagtggaggagaatcgTGACAcccggatatttaagctacagtaattatctcctaatgatgccacgtcacttcgattattgtcgctaatctcgtgttagttcgaaaccgattcaaattcaagttcaaaatcaagcaaacaataaaagttttcaaatattaaaaataaaatgttcagagtgaaccaaatattgcataggtaattatggtgggGAAACCACAACCttataaaatatttaaatgctttaaaataaataaaactgTGACAAAAACAATAACTTAAATGCCTTTTTAATTAACAAAGAATACAAGGTACTTTATTTTTGTCCAAAACTTTTGTGACAGCTGTAGGATTTACAACTCTAATTTAGGAGTGGGTTTTACTTTTTGTAAAACTATAAACTATTAAAGAAATAAAAGGTAAACAGTAGCTGAAAATAGACAAGAGAGGAAAAAAAAGCAGAACTGTGCACTTAGGCCCACTATGAACAGTGCATATCCTAGCCCACCAAGCCACCTTCTCCTTCCTACTGCTCATAGGAGCTCGGTGGCCGCGTGCGCCTCGTCCATGTCGCGGATACTCCATGTGCCAGCCATCCCCGACCCCTCCTCTTCGATATAACCGTCGCCGCGGCCTCCCCATGAAACCCTAGCCCTCTCTCATCCGGTTCCCCTGTTTTCCCCATCGTGCCCCCTCTCCATCTACTCGAAATCGAGCTCAAAAGCTCGTGCGGTGACCGTGCTCGTCTTCTCTGTTGCCGTGGCCACAGTCGTCGCCGTCACAGGAGAAGGAGTGTTGATTCCCACCGCTTCAGTCTACCCCCAGCCTCCTCGACCGCGCCCCCGAGCTTGCTGTGAGCTCCTCTCCCGGATCCCCTCTCTCCCTGCTTCGATCTGTCGCCGTCGAGGCCGTCCTCGTGCTCGGCCGCCATGGCCGGAGCTCGCTCCGCGCCTGCTCGCCCGCGACCCTGACCACACCCGTTTCCCTGCGCACCCCAGCGCGCGACCCACGCCATCTGGCCGCTCTATGCACCTGCTCAGTCGCAGCCTCCGCGCGCCCGCCTCGCCTCCTCCTGCTACTCCTTCTTCTGAAGCATGCCGCTACTGCAACTTGCTGCTGCCTACTGCCGATTCGACGCAACCCGCCGCTCCCGGCAGCCCTCCCGCGCCGCTCGCCCCACTGTGCTCGCGGTCACGCCCGCCAACGGACGCCGGTGCCGCACCCGCCGAAGTCCCCGCCTCCGCCCGCTGTTGCTTCGGCAACCGCCGTCGTCCGCGGCTCCCCCGGTCCCCCGCACCCATCGTTACTCCCACTACCTCGCGCACGCCGGCGGCCATCTCGAGCGCCCCACACCGGTGCCAGACCGTGCCCCGCTCTCCCGCCCCTCACAACTGCTCCGGCCGGCCGCTGTTGGCCATGGCCTCGCCGTCCTCTAGAGGAGCGCGGGCTCAGCCGAGCTAGTAATGCGGATTAGCCCGTgttctttttgtttttgtttttttacttAGAGTTGGCCTAATGATAGGTGGCCCCCACCCCCACTATTAGTCAATTAACTAATATCTAAATTTCATTAAGTTAATAGACACTGACAACTCGACCCCGCGTTTTAATTAGATTAATTAGAATCATTTATCAGTTCAGTCAATGACAGATGGGTCCAACGGGGGCCTTGACCAGTCAACATTGACCAGTCAACTGCTGACTAGGCAGTTGACCGGGCCCTCTGTCAGCCCCACACAGCTGCGGGCTAGGTGTACCTTTGGGTACACTTAGCATTTCTGATATATTTTTGGAATATTAATAATTTCAATAAattgtttaaaactttgaaaaattcaTAATAAATAAActgtagctcggatgaaaaagttttgtatatgaaagttgctcagaacgacgagacgaatctggatACATAGCCTGTTCGCCCGCCACGCacccctagcatagcaaacacgcaacttttcccctccggttcatctgtctgaaaacgcgaaacaccgggatactttcccggatgttccccTCCTTTTTTGCCTGTATCACTTAGTACCGCGtcaggtcacccctagcacaacgtaaTGCCGCATCTTGCTTTTTGTTACactgattgctctgttatttattgtgttcccccttcgttacttctttccggtagaccccgagaccaatactgcccctgtgatcgactacgtcgacgacgacccctctctcttgccagagcaaccaggcaagcccccctttgatcaccagatatcgcctactcttctctctacttcttgcattagagtagtgtagcatgttactgcttttcgttatcctatcctgatgcatagcctctccttgctactactgttgttacctttacctgcaatcctaaatgcttagtataggatgctagtgttccatcagtggccctacactcttgtccgtctgccatgctatactactgggccgtgatcacttcgggaggtgatcacgggcatatgatatatacttatactgttacattacttatgatactgttcggagatgggggctgaatgggcaggtggctccatcccggtagaggtgggcctgggttcccgacggccctcgACTGTTAGTTTGAGGCGgagtgacagggcaggttgagaccacctaggagagaggtgggcctggccctggtcggcgttcgcggatacttaacatgtttaacgagatcttggtatttgatctgagtctggctactagcctatacgcactaaccaactacgcggggacagttatgggcactcgatgtcgtggtatcagctgaagcctttgtgacgtcagcgactgagcggcgcgcgccggattggaccgtacgtctgctcttgtattaaggggggtagttttgctttcggccgcgtacgcaacgtgcaggtgtgcaatgggcgatgggcccagacccctgtgccataggatttagacctgtgtgctgacctctctgttatgcctaggtagggctgcaacgtgttgatcttccgaggccgggcatgacccaggaaagtgtgtccagacaaaggggatcgagcgtgttgggaaatgtggtgcaaccctgcagggaagttaatctattcaaatagccgtgatcttcggtaacaggacggcttggagttgtaccttgaccttatgacaactaaaaccggatacttaataaaacacacccttccaagtgccacaTACAACCCGGTGGTCTCTCTCTAatagggcgacgaggagaggatcgtcgggtaggattatgctatgcgatgctacttggtgaacttaccttctgctctcttctacatgctgcaagatggaggtggctagaagcgtagtcttcgataggactagctatcccccttttattccggcattctgcagttcagtccacatatgataccctattccatttgataccaatgcatacatatgtagtgtagctccttgcttgcgagtactttgtatgagtactcacggttgctttgctccttctttccccctttctatacccgatttctgcgaccagacgatggagcccaggagccagacgccactgtcgatgacgactactactactcgggaggtgcctactactacgtgcagcccgctgacgacgaccaggagtagtttaggaggatcccaggcaggaggcatgcgcctctttcgatctgtatcccagtttgtgctagccttcttaaggcaaacttgtttaacttatgtctgtactcagatattgttgcctccgctgactcgtctatgatcgaactcttgtattcgagccttcgaggcccctggcttgtaatatgatgcttgtatgattttttttatttgtagagttgtgttgtgatatcttcccatgagtccctgatcttgatcgtacacgtttgcgtgtatgattagtgtacgattgaatcgggggcgtcacactagCACATAATGCAataagaggatttcctgggatgcttggaagcatcgactgcatgcattggaaataaaagaattgcccatttgcttggcaggggatgtacaaaggcgccaaaggcggttgcagtgtggtacttgaggcggtggccacacaggacctctggatttggcactccttctttggtatgccaggaactcacaatgacatcaacgtgctgtaGTGCTCTCCTGTCTTTGgcaagcttgttgaaggtcattctcctcctgtgaacttcgagatcaatgggcggcactacaacaaggggtactatctagctgatggcatctatccgagatggtcgacatttgtgaagacgatctcaaaccctgtgccaggaggcaagaacgTCTGGTTTGCGAAggttcaggaggcttgcaggaaggatgtcgagcgggcatttggtgtgctccaatctcgatttgctgttgtccggcaccccgctcagacctggtcaAAAGATCAAATGTGTGAgattatgacttgctgtgtcatcttgcacaacatgatcaccaagagcgagcaagaagacccagtgtttgacactgaaccatactacaggcagggtcctctagccaaaattgatcaccagctaccggcaacctggactgcctatctcagtatgcgtcaggagatctgagacccacaggtgcatcatcaactgcaaCAAAATCTGATAGAGCATCTATGGAGACTCAAGGGCGACGTCGGGCGcgacgtgtgatgaaatatgagtttttatttgttgaactatataatttgtattgaactatttgttgttgtactattttgttgaagtatttaatatttctgtgatgaaatatgtgataaaaaaattatgtgcataattgaaCGCCGAACAACGGCGAACCACAGCGAATATGGGCCTATTGTCGCCCATATGAGCCCTTTTTTCGCCGAAATGGGACTGAAAAGTGGACCAATACCGCCCCAGCATCGATTGTATCGCCGACTCGTCCCTAGGAGACGATTCTTATGCGTCCtgagggaggggggggggcgaacggctggagatgctctaaacaATGCACAACGGCAGCTAGGATAGCTACGATGAACGGTGTGTCTAGCTCTCATGCCCCATGCCATCGCTAGTGTTGCCTTGGGCCTGCCCTGGGCATGTATGTAGCGCGTGCATTCGTAAGTATGTCTATGACTTGTGACAATGTGGCAAAGTTGTATAAAAGAACTCAACCTTTTTTAGTTGGTACATAAATGTTCCTACATGATGACCATCTGTCTCAAAACATTAAAAAAATCATCTCTTTGTTAACGAAAAGCAAAGAACCTTCCAATGAATGTAATTTAATTAATGAGGTTTCACTTGACCAACATGCTCAGTCCTATCTTTGCTCCACAATTTGAAATATATTGCTCATTGGACTTATCTTGAAGAGCTAGCCATGATAAATTCAAATATCAAAATGAATTTAAATTTTCACACTATACCAAGTCTATAGAAGCCATAAAAGGATTGTTGTGCGTTGATGCACGATTCTGATTACTTTGTACAtatatttgaatttttttttgtaAACATATTATGGCACAGAACTTTGTTGCGCTGGTGGTCTATGTTGTCGTCAAGCAATAAAGGCGGTGAAAAACATGCATTTATCATGAGAAATCCTTAACTGTTGAAACATTCATCAATTCATAACAGATGTCACTTCGACTACAAGTCTACAAGCATTTAAAATCATGGATGCATCCATGTTTTCCTACAAAAGGACGCTCTTgtatttttctttttctgaaCTTGAAAAGAAAAGATGAGCATATTGTCTTGAAAGTAACTTCATGCATACGGTTTTGTGACAGTCGTCAGATGTGGATTTCATTTAGTTCTACTGCAATATCCTAATGGACTGTTGAACCAACTGCTAGATTTCCCTCTAAACGAGATGGTAACTCATCAAGAAACTACAATAAATCCAAAATATCCCAGCTTTCACCCAAAATGAGAGTTCGACAAACTACCGCTCGCTTCTATCCTAATATAATGCAACCCCTCCATCTATTAGTTCCAGGAAACCTGAAAAAGGGATAAGTATATTTTTCATCCCTCAATTCTTTCAAAAGTATAGAAACGATCCCTCAATTTAAAAACCAGAAAAACCTAGTCCCTGAACTATCAAAACTGGATAACTTTCGTCCCTCAGGCCCCTCCGGGCTGGTTTTGGGCTGACGTGGACCCGGTATTCACCTCTGACCTCCCCACCTCATACATAGAACTGGCCGTAGCCGATGCATCTCCCGCTAGCTCCATGTGGTCGCAACCTCCGCCGCGGCGAAGCACGCGAGCTGTGTGCACGGCCAAGGACGCATGTGGTGGCTTGCAGGGTAGCTCGCGACCTAGCCATGATGGTGAGGCACAACAGCATACCTTGTGTGTGACTGTGTTCAATGGCTTCAGAACGACGGAGGCTTAGGCCCATCTTGCATTGGAGCTTCGGACTTTAGGTAGGGGAGCTCCAAAACAGCGGTGACGCCAGCGCACTCGTGCGGTGCCAACTGCTGCAAGCTGCACGGCGAGGCGCACGGGGCTATCTATGAGCACGTCAAAGTGGCATGAAGGCACGCAATGGCTTGAAGCGCGCTTGTGGCGGTGCGCGGCGCGACCACAACAGCGTATGGCAGTTAGCAGGGCCGCCAATGGCAATGGGGGCTGCGCATGGCTCGTCGATTGACGGCGACCCTCGGTTGTGGTGTGGTGCACCAGGCAGAATGGTAGCGAAGATGGAAGATGTACATGTAAACTCTTGGATGAAATGGCTAGCTCGTGGGCGAGCTCATGCTGGCTGTTCCGTCGCTGAATTGACATGAACTCGCCGCCACCAAGGTGGGTGCACCTGCTCCGTGCCATGGAGTTGCCGCCACACTCGCTCGGCATCGAGGAGCACTGGAGCAGCCGCTGCACACACCTGCCCTGCGCCAAGTAGCCGTCGCTGTCGCACGCAGCCCCAGCCAGGAGCGCGGCATGGGCGTAGGAGAGATTTTGACCTATGTGTCTGACGTGGTGGTTGATGTGCCGGAGGTCAATGGTCAATACCGGGTCTACATCAGGCCAAAACCAACTGAGTGACTTGAGGGATGAAAAGTACCCGGTTTTAACAATTTCAGGACTAGATTTTTCTGATTTTAGAGTTGAGGGACCATTTCTACACTTTCGAAAGAGTTCAGGGATGAAAAATATACTTATCCCCCTGAAAAATAGAGAAAACATTAAACATGTTAGAGATGTTTGACTCAACATGGAAAAGAAAATGGATACCGGAataaacaccaaataacatttggACGACATGTTTACTTATAGCACCCAATTACGTCATTATAAGTTGTTTGAAAGTAATAAGCTTCAGTTTTAGACTTCTTAACAGTTGTTGGTAAAATtttaagaaaaagaaaagaacGGTCACCATTAGGACAAGAAAGCACGATGCGTCTTGAGTACTGACAATGCCAATGGATGACTAATAATGGAAGCATTAGTTAAGAGACTAAGATAGTTCCCAACTAGAGATAAATAAGCTGGTAGACTGATGCCCATTCACGACTTCTAGGCGCTACTGACCAGATCATCTGTCACTTCCATGCCACCCTTCTTGCCTGAAAAAAGTTTTCTCTGTCAAGGTATAGGAACTTGAATAACAGATACAATCTATGTTGACTCGGAACAACTTTGTACGTACAGTACAAACTACGCTTGCTTATAAGAAATGTGCCAGCGGACAGGACTGATACATAGAACAGGCTATCAAGAATTCAGCACAGCTCATTGCTCATATAGCTTGACACTGATCAGAGGAACAAAATTTCTTTTCAAGCCAAAAGTTGGGTGATCAGTTGGATGAACAAGAGTACAACAGCCATTAACTGAAAACGACATATAGAGATGTGGAAAATAACATGTAGAACATGTACATGTGTTAATTCAAAGTTCACAGAAACCAAAGGGGATGATGTATGTGTGTTTAGACGCCATCCTCAACTGCAACATATCGCGAAAAGAGACCGCTGCTAGCTAATTAAGAGATGCATTACCTGTTTGTGACACAAGATTTGAACACCATATGAGTTTTAGGAACAGAGTACTGGTGTGAATACACATGATTTCAGGCTTCAGAAAAATGTACCATTGTGATCAGCTAATCGGATATGATTCGAGCACTCCTTTGTATGAATGCCGCTGCTTAACACAGTACACACATACATCTCCCAGCACACCCAAACATCAAGTCGGTCTAGCTAGATCGATAGCACCAATCCTAGTCTCTGATTCCAATTCATGTTTGGATCTTACATTCTTACTGACAATGTCAATTCGTCACCACCATCTACAACACGCTCACAACATTGTTACGAATCACAAAATTCATCCATTTGTATGTTTCCACCCACATTACTATAAAATTCTCCCCAAGCTAGCACTGAACATCTGAAGCAATGCACCAACAAATGCAAAACCGAAACGTAAGAGAAGATTGGTAGGTACCTTCGGCGGGGATCCGGCTTGATCCAAGCCATGGTGGAAGCACGCATGGTACAAGAGAAATGTACTCTCCTTGAAGCCGACAGCCCCCAATCACATTCCCGTTATGCATGTCCACCACGACGACGTCCTTGCCGACCTTGAGGTAAATGATGTTGGCGTCGACGGGGTCAAGGACGGCGATCTGCGGCGCCGCCTGTGCCGAGTAGCCTCCGTCCGCCAACGCCCGCCTGAGCGCCACCTGGTGCTCCAGCTTCCAGCCGGTGCCCTCGTCGTCGTCGAGCGCATATGAGCTGAGCAGAAATGGCCCGCCGGGAGTCACCTCGGCGTAGCGCAGCCTCCCCTCGCTCACGCCGATGCGCCGGCGATTGGTGACCTCCATAATGAGCAGCCCCCGTTCCTCGACCTTGCAGGGGTCTGCTTCGTCCACACGTGCAGGCGCGGGCAGCACGCTGCCGCTGGGCAGCTCGACGAAGCGGATCTCCGGCCGGTCGGCGAAGGGGTCCACGGAGACGGCACCCAAGGTGAGGTCGACCCACCACAGGCGGCCGCCGAAGGCAACCGTCTCCTGGTTCATCTCCATCGGGCGCGGGAGCGATGGGTTGCCATGGACCGGCCGTACCGCCTTCCACTTCCCTTCCTCAGAGAGAAACCGCAAGATGGCGGCGCCATTGAGGACGAAGTCGGCAACGGCGAACCTGTCGGGCGGCCCGCACCCGAGCCCTCCGTCGGCGTGGGTGAGG
Protein-coding sequences here:
- the LOC125507775 gene encoding uncharacterized protein LOC125507775, which encodes MSFRRLVARSLSTADLSGRLRSLSPAVAVPGRSLSTADLAGRLRRSLSTAAAHPPWAIIHDTSEVDRSSSAPGARFRPVDPPGVSRIFAPAHLIDPTERPNAGSSSDVLQYLDGNVLQLLFGNVGAASGDGHLLLSYHDLRAEGPCTRWDLAEDPQVHRFVCNPLTGQMLRLPDIGGSRRNYALHNMGLLTHADGGLGCGPPDRFAVADFVLNGAAILRFLSEEGKWKAVRPVHGNPSLPRPMEMNQETVAFGGRLWWVDLTLGAVSVDPFADRPEIRFVELPSGSVLPAPARVDEADPCKVEERGLLIMEVTNRRRIGVSEGRLRYAEVTPGGPFLLSSYALDDDEGTGWKLEHQVALRRALADGGYSAQAAPQIAVLDPVDANIIYLKVGKDVVVVDMHNGNVIGGCRLQGEYISLVPCVLPPWLGSSRIPAEGKKGGMEVTDDLVSSA